A window of Odocoileus virginianus isolate 20LAN1187 ecotype Illinois chromosome 3, Ovbor_1.2, whole genome shotgun sequence genomic DNA:
taggttccttctatgtccattttttttgaagaattttcatcataaatggatgctgacttttgttgaaggctttttctgcatctatcgagatgatcatatggtttttacctttcagtgtgttaatatggtgtatcacactaaTTGATATATAttgatatctatatatatatatagatatagatatatactgtatattgaacaatccttgcattcttggacTAATCCCAAtgtgatcatggtatatgagctttttgatgtgttgcttaattctgtttgctaaaattttgttgagaacttttgcatctatgttcatcagtgatattggcctgtacttttgttttttgtgttgcctgtggttttggtatcagtgtgatggtggcctcatagaatgagtttggaagtgttccttcctctgcaattttctggaagagtttgagtaggataagtgttagctcttcactaaatttttggtagaattcagctgtgaagctgtctggtcctgggcttttgtttgctggacgatttctgattatagtttcaatttccatgcttgtgatgggtctgttaagattttctatttctttctggttcagttttggaaaagcttttgcacaacaaaggaaactataagcaaggtgaaaaaacagccttcagaatgggagaaaataatagtaaatgaagcaactgacaaagaattcatttcaaaaatatacaagcaactcctgcagctcaattccagaaaaataaatgacccaatcaaaaaatgggccaaagaactaaagagacatttctccaaagaaaacgtacagatggctaacaaacacatgaaaagatgctcaacatcactcattatcagagaaatgcaaatcaaaaccacaatgaggtaccattacacgccagtcaggatggctgctatccaaaagtctacaagtaataaatgctggagagggtgtggagaaaagggaaccctcctacactgttggtgggaatgcaaactagtacagccactgtggagaacagtgtggagattcctttaaaaaatggaaatagaactgccatatgacccagcaatcccactgctgggcatacacactgaggaatcCAGAATTGAAAGgaacacgtgtaccccaatgttcatcatagcactgtttagccaggacatggaagcaacctagctgtccatcagcagatgaatggatgagaaagctgtgttatatatacacaatgggatattactcagccattagaaagaatacatttgaatcagttctaatgaggtggatgaaactggaacctattatacagagtgaagtaagtcagaaagaaaaacatcaatacagtatactaacacatatatatggaatttagaaagatggtaatgatagccctatatgcgagacagcaaaagagacacagatgtaaagaatagactttttggactctgcgggagagggcgagggtgggatgatttgggagaatggcactgaaacatgtatattatcatatgtgaaatgaatcaccagtccaggttcaatgcatgagacagggtgcttggggctggtgcactgggatgacccagagagacgggatggggagggaggtgggaagggggttcaggatggggaacacatgtacacccgtggcagattcatgtcaatatatggcaaaaaccacaatattgtaaattaattagccttcaattaaagtaaataaatttatattaaaaataaatacgcAATGTTAGAATCAAATTAATACACTCCTCagtgtgtatatttaaataagcatcttttccaaagaacatttatttatattttatttttttcttgtaaatagTTATCTCTTAATGAATCATAGCATTTTGAAAGCATGTAGGGAAGTATATTGAAGTTCTGAGAACcactataacctttaaaaattaaacatttttgacaTCCAAAGAGTTATACTTCTGAAGTTATGATATGTTAATATGATAGTAATTTTAGAATAAGATGGCAATAAGCCAAGCCTCTTAATAGGTCTCTGAAGACCCTGATATGAGCAAGCTTGATGGTACAAGAGTAGAAGAGCCTTCTTCCACTCAGAGAGGTAAATAGGAGGATGCTCCTCAGAGAGGATGCAGGTTTAGGGTTCttcatttatatattatgtaagtCATACTAGTTTCTGAAATACTtattagttttgcttttaaactTGAACTCCAGAAAAATCCAGTTAGATCAATTTATATAGTTTTGCAGATAATATCCATTCAATTATCTATTCTACAATTTGAAGAACTAAAGCCTGTGATAGCTGACACAATAATGAGATTAAAACATTGTAACAACCTGTTAATTCTATAAAAAAATTTGgattttaccattttatattttgcagAATAGATTAATTACTCATTCCGGTACCCTGTGGAAAAAGATTTATAGTTTTAATATTAAGTGAGAgcaagaagtagaaaatatagaaagaataatTATAGGcagttttctaaatattctataATTACTTGATGAGATTGAAAGAGAggttatatttgttatttttggtaGTATTGCAAAAGAGATAACTTagtaatttaaagtaaaataccaCAATTTTAGTACTGTTCTATGTGAAAGACTATggagacagaagacagaataTTTCTAGTGTTCCGAAGTGAGagtgataaaagaagaaaatatttgtttttatagtaTTAAGCAATCCTATTCCTACAGTAAAGGTGAGCCTTTATACTTTCCCTTAATGAtactataaatgttttatttgacaGATAGTttaattcctttatttaaaatttcaccaCACTGTGTATCCATGGTCAATTCTGTTAGAAATTATCCCTTACGCTCCTTTTTTGCAAGGTTAGTTGATCTTAACACTAAATAATCTAAACACTGTTAACATATTGACTTGTCAATTATGTTCATAATGACTGATtgcttttacatatttatttcatcTATAAAGAAATGCATAGATATatgacttatgtccattgaaaaGTTAAGAACCAATGATTTGATAAAATACTTACAATTAGAAACATTATCATAGGAAAACATATTTTGTAAACTGAATATTTACTTAATTTGTAGTTATCCTAAAACATATAAACCTTTCTTACATAATAGAAGCAAAATAATTggttcaaattatattttatgctatatatgtttattatatcaaatttaaaataatcttgtttAAACAAAAATCCCTTTAAATTGATGCTTAAATACACAGCTGGAATAGACACTCAGAAATGTCCAGGGATGGcataaattataaagtaaaatgtagtatgaatatatgcatacaaagaaatatttttcatctttaaaatgaaaggaaattctgacacattctAGCATGGATAAACTTTGAGGATGTTATAATAAGTtgaataaactaataaaaaactaaataaatactatatgattttgCTTATCTAATATTTCTAGTCAAATTTATAGAGATAAAAAGGAGAAGAGTGATTTCCAGGGACTGAAGAGAAGGGGGGGTAATAGGAaattactgtttaatgggtaaTAGTTTCAGTTAAATAAGATGAAGAGCAAGACATGAATATTGGTGATGGATTCACAACAGTATGAAAATGTCACTGATTTgacaatatattaaatttaagaaatttgccAAACATTCTACAGTTAAAAAATTACCTATTGATTTTTAAACAAGTTTAAAGTTCTAGCAATcttcaacaataaaaatgatgaaaataatggaaaacaaGAAATCTTCAAGTCAAAGAAATAAGAGGGATTGAGGTTCTTCAGAAGAGTGATACTGAGGGCTATAATTAGGAGTCACATATAGTTACTAATGGTATATACTGCATACTAGAGATATGAGTGTGTGTAGAtcataaagggttttttttttcatctgaaactTCTGAAACTAATTTGATAAAGAGCAACTGTATTTCCATGATATCTAGGTTTACAACAACGAAAATCCTTGAGTGAAATGCTGTTAGTACAATGATGATGCTCAAGCTATGTAATTAGGGATTGAGTGAGGCTTTTTAATGCCTTTCTCCATCTTGATTGGCAGTCTAGTATAGGATGGATATCAAAAGAAGGGGTAAAGGGAGTGATCATGGAAGAGATGGACTCCTTCCCTGTAACTTCATTGAATCACATTATATCTGTGAGACTAACATCATCATCTTTGCAGGTTTAGTTATATTTGTTCAACAAGTTTGAATAGTTTTGACTCCAGCAGATCAGATATGAAAATGCCTTTAAAGATCTAGATCCTCTTGGAATTGAAGGAGAGACTGATTTATCTTCATGGCTGGTTGAAGAAGTAAGGcgttctattttttcttctttactcaaTAAAGGTTGTGTTTCTGTGACTTTACAAGGAAAACTTCTCCCTACACAAAATGCCTCTtacaattaataaaaatttgcatTTAGTATTACAGTGTTACATTGGAGGAAATATTCTAAGAAAATCATTATTGTTTTCAATGTATAGCTTGGTAAAGTTAAACTAAACACCCTAACAATACCAAAGTAATTATGTTTCCATCTACAGACTTAATTCTTCCAGTTCCTGTGCATAAAAATAGAAGTCCTATTATTTGGAAAGCAAAAGCTCTTTCCCAGATTAATCAAGgtcaagaaaaattattttttgcttctgcttcaataaatattgttatggtatgtatatataatcctcatctatttttctgtttgctgTGTCAGTCTTGTTTGAAATCATGGAAAACTGGAATACCACTTCAGATTTCATTCTCCTAGGACTCTTTAATCACACAGGAGCCCACCAATTTCTCTTTGTATTGGTTCTGATAACTGCCTTCACCTCTCTTGTGGGCAATGCCCTCATGTTTCTCCTGATTCTCCTGGACTGTGGGCTCCACAGGCCCATGTACTTCCTACTGAGCCAACTCTCCCTCATGGACATGATACTGGTTATCACCATTGTGCCTAAAATGGCTGCTGACTATTTGACCGGCAGGACGTTCATCTCCCCAGTTGGCTGTGGGTTTCAGATCTTCTTCTTCCTCACTTTGGAAGGGGGTGAGTGCTTCCTCTTAGCAGCCAtgtcctatgaccgctatgtCGCTATTTGCCATCCACTGAGATACGCAGTCCTCATGAGCTGGCAATTATGCTTAAGAATGACTTTGGGATCGTGGCTCCTTGGCGCGGCTGATGGGCTCATGCAGGCTGCTGCTACCCTGAACTTCTCATTTTGCAGGACACATGAGATCGATCATTTCTTCTGTGAGGCCCCCTCTCTGGTGCGTTTGGCTTGTGCTGACACTTCTGTCTTTGAGTATGCTATGTATGTGTGCTGCGTGTTAATGCTCCTAGTCCCCATTTCCCTCATCTTGGTTTCCTATAGCCTCATCCTTGCCGCTGCTCTCCAGATGTGTTCTAACGAAGCCCGCAAGAAGGCTTTTGCCACTTGCTCCTCACATATTTCCGTGGTGGGACTCTTTTTTGGAGCAGCCATTTTTACCTACATGAGACCCAAATCCTTTAGGTCAGCTAACCATGATAAGATTGTGTCAGCATTTTATACTATCTTCACCCCTGTGCTAAACCCCCTCATCTATAGTCTGAGGAACAGTGAGGTCAAGGGAGCTCTGAGAAAGTGTATGGATCAGTGTGCTGCCTTAAGTCATGATTAGGATTATATTGATTTGCCCCAGAGTTCACGGCTATAAAAAGTGATTGTGTAAAATTTCTTTGAGAAAGATTATATAGTCATTATATCTCTGtgtgttatttctattttactttggAGTGTGTACAGATGTCCATATTTTGGTATCATTCATTAGGCTGTCATCAACAAATCAGACAGGATTTGTAAAAATCTGCTAATCAAAAATTCTTCTGAAATGTTTCCACACCACATTTCATGATAAATGCTTTTTCAAACAATGAGCAAAGTAGTCGAACAATAttgacatttgttgttgtttttgaattgaggtataatttataaacAGTTAGAATATTCATATCTGAAGGGTGTCTTTCAATAAGTTTCAGAAGCACATGTGCTGGTAACTTACATCCAGTAGCAAGAGACAAAATTTTCACAAGATCAAAAATGCCCCTTATGCCCTTTTCCAATGAAACTCCTCAACCCAAAGACAAACACTGGTCTGCTTTGTATCTCTGTTAGTTTAACCTAATCTAGTATCCCATAAAAGTGAAAACacagtagatatttttcttttatcttataTCTTTCTCTCAACTTAGTATGTTTTTAAAGATTCCTATGCCATTTTATATCtatcaatagtttttttttttccattgctaAGTAGTGGTTCCTTATatcaccatttatttattcactactCTAATGATAGTCATCTGGGCTATTTTTACTCTGGAATGTTACTGTTCAAGTTGctcttaatcttttcttttttttttttggtatgttatcatatatatatatatatatatatatatatatatattacttttttgGTAGATGCATGAATTACTTTTTAGTAATCTGTTTTCAAAGTGGATGTTTGTCTTTAAACTCCCGCTAGCAAAGCACATGAATAACAGTTGCTCCAAATTGGTGGCAATTGCGTGTGTTACTAACCTTTTGTGTTTACTGTAATTAATGTTATTATTCATttgaatttgattttaatttccctTATGTGAAACAATGCTGCATACTTTTATATTAGCTTATTGCCTATTTGTATCTCTTTCTTTGTGAATGATTCATtcaaatgttgaaaataaaaacaaagatagcTGCTTCTAAAGCAAAAACAGTCTAGTTGTTTACTGATAGACAACACATTATGTTCATaggaatatttgattttttaaataaaattatattggcATACTTATTAAAAGTTTTCTCATATCTGTGTTTCCTTTGAATTTTTGAAGATTAACTATTTTCATTGATCTGGGTACATATATGCTGAATATCTTCCAGCTTCTCCATTGGACTGAGACTCTAGGCTTCGTTATTTTAATTATGTActataacaaaatatttcaattacTTTGGTGGAATCATATTATTGGAAATACAAATTTTTGCTAGTGTATAGTACTCTTTACCCAAagaaggaatataaaaaaat
This region includes:
- the LOC110121568 gene encoding olfactory receptor 2T12-like; amino-acid sequence: MENWNTTSDFILLGLFNHTGAHQFLFVLVLITAFTSLVGNALMFLLILLDCGLHRPMYFLLSQLSLMDMILVITIVPKMAADYLTGRTFISPVGCGFQIFFFLTLEGGECFLLAAMSYDRYVAICHPLRYAVLMSWQLCLRMTLGSWLLGAADGLMQAAATLNFSFCRTHEIDHFFCEAPSLVRLACADTSVFEYAMYVCCVLMLLVPISLILVSYSLILAAALQMCSNEARKKAFATCSSHISVVGLFFGAAIFTYMRPKSFRSANHDKIVSAFYTIFTPVLNPLIYSLRNSEVKGALRKCMDQCAALSHD